Part of the Roseobacter litoralis Och 149 genome, GGCAATATCGGCCTTGGCACCGTTGGGCGTGTCCTCATAGGTAAAGGCCACACGGTCTTCGCCCTGAAGGCGCGCGATTGTCTCATCATCGGCAAAGTAATTGCCGTCGTGATGGGCGATTGGAATGTTGATGGTATCCCCGGCATTGTACCCTTCGGTAAAAGGAGATGCGGATGTCTCAACCTTGAGTGCGACCGTCTTGCAGATGTATTTCAACCCGGCATTGCGCAGCAACGCGCCCGGCAACAACCCGGTTTCGGTGAGTACCTGAAATCCATTGCAGATGCCGATCACATAGCCGCCCCGCTCGGCATGCGCCGCGACAGATTTGCAAATCGGAGAATTTGCAGCAATCGCACCACAGCGCAGGTAGTCCCCAAAGGAAAACCCACCAGGAATGCCGATCATATCCACACCCTGCGGCAGGTCGGTATCTTTGTGCCAGACTTTGGTCACCTTTGTACCGGCAGCTTCAAGAGCAACGGCAAGATCGCGATCACAATTGGACCCGGGAAAGACAATGACCGCCGCGTGCATCAGGACATCTCCACCGAGTAGGATTCGATCACCGTATTGGCGAGCAGTTTTTCGCACATCGCCTTCACGTCTTCTTCCGTCGCGCCATCGGCCAGATCAAGTTCAATAACCTTGCCCTGTCGCACGCCATTGATCCCCGCGAACCCCATGGCCCCCAAAGCGTGGCGCACGGCTTCACCCTGCGGGTCCAGCACACCGTTTTTCAGCATAACATGTACTCGTGCTTTCATGTCTTGTCCTTCTGCGCGCCCCGGACGCTTTGTTTTTTGTTCGATGTTAGTTGATGAGAGTTGGCTTTGTCATCGGCGTGGCCTTTTTCGGCATTACGCCAAGACGCTCGGCCACTTCCGTATAGGCATCGGCCAGATCGCCGAGATCGCGCCGGAACACGTCCTTATCCAGTTTGCGACCGGATTCGATGTCCCACAAACGGCAACTGTCCGGGCTGATCTCATCTGCAACGACAAGCCGCTGGAAATCTCCGTCATAAACGCGACCCACTTCAATCTTGAAGTCCACCAGCCGGATCCCGACCCCGAACATCAACCCTGACAGGAAATCATTTACTCTCAGCGCAAGGCTGAGCATGTCGTCCATATCCTGCTGGCTCGCCCAGCCAAAGGCTGCGATATGCTCTTCGCTCACCAATGGGTCGCCCAGCTTGTCATCTTTGTAACAGTATTCAACGATGGGCCTTGGCAACTGAACGCCCTCTTCCAGCCCAAGACGCTTTGACATGGTACCAGCAGCATAGTTGCGCACGATAATTTCGAGCGGAATGATATCAACGCTGCGCACAAGCTGTTCGCGCATGTTCAGTCGTTTGATGAAATGCGTCGGCACGCCAATATGACCGAGACCCGTCATGAAAAATTCAGACAAACGGTTGTTCAGCACCCCTTTGCCTTCGATCACGGCCTTCTTTTCCGCATTGAATGCAGTCGCATCATCCTTGAAGTACTGCACGATCGTGCCCGGTTCCGGGCCTTCATACAGAATTTTAGCTTTGCCTTCGTAGATTTTCTTGCGCCGGGCCATGGGCGTCCTTTCAAGACTGAGCCCTGAGGATCAGGGGCTTATCTGAGCCTGTCTTAGTGGAACGCCCGCGTCGCTGCAAGCCGAGGCATCTTGCGTAACGGCTTGCGAACTCGCATATCTAAGACGGAAACAGCCACGCCACCAGGAGACAGGCCCATGACAACATTCGATGACCGCGAAAATGCGTTTGAAAACAAATATGCCCATGATGCAGAGATGCAGTTCAAGGCAGAGGCGCGGCGCAACAAGCTGCTGGGTCTTTGGGCGGCAGAACTTCTGGGCAAAACCGGCTCTGATGCGGATGACTACGCCAAAGAGGTCGTGAAATCCGATTTCGAAGAAGCCGGTGACGAAGATGTCTACCGCAAGGTGTCAGGCGATCTTGGCAACAAGGCGGATGAGGCCACGATTCGCGCGCAGATGGCGTCCCTGATGGTCGAGGCCAAGCGTCAGTTGATGGCAAGCGAATAACAAAGCCCCCGGCTCAGCCCTCATGTGTCGCCTGCCCGGCGGCACATCCACTTTCCCACAGGCGCGACAACACGTTCAAATTCCCTTAATTATTTCATGAAAATAATGAGAATTATGAATTTGCTACATAATGCCACCTGTGACATGACGCATTCCTACGATGACGGAGCGTGATCATGCCCAACCCTTTCAGCGACCTTCTCGAAACAAACGGCGTATTGCTTGCCGATGGCGCGACCGGCACGAATCTTTTCAACATGGGACTGATGTCTGGCGAAGCCCCGGAGTTGTGGAACACGCAAGAGCCACAAAAAATCAAAACGCTGTACAAAGGCGCGGTTGATGCAGGCAGCGATCTGTTTCTGACAAATTCGTTCGGGGCCAACGCCTCACGCCTGAAACTGCACAACGCAGAAAAGCGCGTTCATGAGTTGAGCCGTGTCGCTGCCGAGATCGGACGCGAGGTTGCGGATACCGCCGGGCGCACTGTGATTGTCGCAGGCTCCGTCGGACCGACCGGCGAAATCATGGAGCCTGTTGGTACGCTCAGCCATGCGCTGGCGGTTGAGATGTTTCACGAAACCGCAGACGGTCTCAAGGCAGGCGGTGCGGATATTGGATGGCTCGAAACGATCAGCGCGCCTGAAGAATACCGCGCCGCAGCCGAAGGGTTCGCGCTGGCCGGGCTGGACTGGTGCGGCACGATGAGCTTTGACACCGCCGGACGCACCATGATGGGGCTGACCAGCGCCGATATGGTCAAAATGGTCAATGATCTGGGCGATCATGCGCCGCTGGCTTTTGGCGCGAATTGTGGCACTGGTGCCTCTGATCTTTTGCGCACGGTTCTGGGATTCGCTGCGCAAGGCCCCGAACGCCCCATCATTGCCAAGGGCAACGCAGGCATTCCCAAATATGTCGACGGTCACATCCATTATGACGGCACCCCGGAACTGATGGCGGATTACGCGATAATGGCGCGCGCGAGCGGTGCGCGGATCATCGGCGGATGCTGCGGCACCATGCCGGAGCATCTGCGCCACATGCGCGAAGCGCTGGATACACGAACCATGGATCATCCCCCGGCGTTAGAAGAAATCGTGGACCGATTGGGCGCATTCTCCTCTGCCGCAGACGGAACCGATAAGGAAAACACACCGGCACGCCGCGCAACGCGAAGAAGCAGACGCGCCAGCTAATTCCCGTATTCCGACCAGATTGCCGCCGCACACGATGCACACACCGCGTGACACTTTCGCGTGCGCGCGTCGCACTCCGCTTTCACCGTGTCGCAATCCGGACAGTGCGCAGCCCCGGTTCAAGCGAAAGATGGTCCAAAGTGACGCACCCATTGTGCCTCTGGTAAAGGAACGATCATGTCGGATGAAGACGAAATCATTCTGTCGGAACTGGACGATGAAGAACTGGTCCAGCAGATGTTTGACGACCTCTATGATGGCCTCAAAGAGGAAATAGAAGAAAGCGTCAACATCCTGCTGGAACGTGAATGGCAGCCCTATGATATTTTGACAAAGGCCTTGGTCGGCGGCATGACAATCGTCGGTGCTGATTTCCGGGACGGAATTCTTTTTGTACCTGAGGTTCTGCTCGCCGCAAACGCTATGAAAGGCGGCATGGCAATTCTCAAACCGCTGTTGGCCGAAACGGGTGCCCCGCGCGTGGGCAAGATGGTCATCGGCACGGTCAAGGGCGACATCCATGACATCGGCAAGAACCTTGTTGGCATGATGATGGAAGGCGCGGGTTTTGAGGTCGTCGATCTGGGAATCAACAACCCCGTTGAATCCTACATGGAAGCGCTGGAGAAAGAGCAACCCGAGATCCTTGGCATGTCCGCCCTCCTCACCACCACGATGCCCTATATGAAAGTGGTCATTGATACGATGGTCGAGAAAGGCGTGCGTGATGACTACATCGTGCTGGTGGGTGGCGCGCCGCTGAACGAAGAATTCGGCAAGGCCATCGGCGCAGATGCCTATTGCCGTGATGCAGCCGTGGCCGTGGAAACGGCAAAAGAATGGGTTGGGCGTAAACACAATCAAAAATCGGCCTGAAACACGCCGCGCCCGGTCGGAGATCTGTGTGAGGCATGGAGATGACGGATCTGAATGACCAGCAGCTGACCGAAGACGGGTTGGACATGGCGCATCAGACAGGGCGCGTTCTGTTGATTGCCTGCGGGGCTTTGGCGCGCGAAATTCTGGACCTCAAGGCGGCAAACGGTTGGACCCATCTGGATCTGACCTGCCTGCCCGCCAATCTGCATCTTTACCCTGACAAGATAACGGCGGCGGTGCGCGACGCCGTTGCAAAACACAGGAAAGACTATAGCGACGTTTTCGTCGTCTATGCCGATTGTGGCACGGGCGGGCAGTTGCAATCGGCCTGCGACGCCTTGGGGGTCGAGATGATATCAGGCCCGCATTGCTACAGCTTTTTCGAAGGCAATGCGCGCTTTGCCGAAGCGGCAGAGCATGAGATCACAACCTTTTATCTGACCGATTTTCTGGTCCGTCAGTTCGACGCTTTCGTGATCCGGCCGATGGGCCTCGACCGCCACCCAGAGCTGCACGATATGTATTTCGCACATTACGAAAAACTGGTCTATCAGGCGCAGACCGACGATCCCGCACTGACCGAGAAAGCGGAACGCTGCGCCGAACGGCTTGGACTGGCTTTCGAGCGGCGATTTACCGGCTATGGGGACCTATCGACCGCGTTGGCCAGATTGTAGCGGGGCGTCTACGCGGATTTGGCGGCGACGTCCCTGATCCGCTCGATCATGGCGCGCAGACCGTTTGAACGCTGCGCGGACAGGTGGTCATTCAACCCCAAACGCCCCATCTCAGCGCGCGCGTCAATGGCCACCACCTCGCTCAGCGGCGCCCCGCAATAGAGCTTGCGCAAAACGGCAATCAGGCCGTTCACGATCATCGCATCACTCTCGCCCTCAAACTGCATCACACCATCTTCGGGCGTCACATGCAGCCAGACCTGACTGGCGCAGCCCTCAACCTTTGTGGCAGGCACCTTGAGTGCGGCATCAAGGGGCGCCATCGATTTGCCCTCTTCGATGACGAGACGATAGCGATCTTCCCACTCGTCGAGAAATTCAAAATCTTCGACCAATTCTTCGAATGCAGCCTGTGCCATGACGGGTCTCCTGTCTTTTGACGTCACAGGTAGGTCGGCACCGCGCAAAGGTAAAGGTCCCAGCTTCTGATGGACACTTTTCATCAGCCCGCAGATAGTCTAGGTCAAAGGGAACAGAAAACGTAATTGGCGAACGCATGCGTATAACGATCCCCGCTTTGTTGGTAAGTGCTGTCTTTCTCGCCGGATGCGGCAGTTCGGCCAACCCCATGAATTGGTTTGGAAATGACGCACCGGATGAAAGCGTTCTGGAGCCGATCGACGCTGCAAATCCGCTGATCCCGGAAAGCGACGGCGTTTTCCAGAACAGGCGCAATCAGATTGCGATCTATCCCGGAACAACGATCGACGCGATTGCGGACCTGACGCTGGAACGCGTCCCCGGCGGGGTGCTGATCCGTGCGACCGGGCTTGCATCGACCCAAGGCCCATTCAACGCACGGCTGACGCCCAGCAATGAAGACGAATTGCCCGAAGATGGCGTACTGACCTACCAGCTTCAGGCGCAGTACACGCAGATTGCAGGCGGCACGCCGGAAACCCGCGAAGTCACCGTCGCGCGCACGCTCACGGATCAGGAATTGTCAGGGACGCGCACGATCCGGGTTGAAGGTCTGCAAAACGCATTGGAGCGGCGACGCTGAGCGCGTGATCATGCGTCGAGGTTGACGATACGCACGTTTGCGCCTTCCGCGGCGAGGGCAATCTTTCCCTCACACAGACGCAGTGCATCTTCCCCAAAGACTTCGCGCCGCCATCCGTTCAACGCTGGCACATCGCGCAGACCCGCGGCAATCGCATCCAGATCAGCGGCGGGCGCAATCAGCTTGGCCGCAACACCCGCACTTTCCGTTTTGGCCTTGAGCAATACGCGCAACAAATCCGCCAGTGCAGGGTTCACCTGCAGTTTGTCGCGTGATCGGTCCGGTTTTGGCATGTCTTGTTGCGGGCATTCCACGCCGCGCTGGACCGCCTGCAAAATGCCATCCGCAACATCGCCCCGTCGCCCCTCGCGCAGCAACAGGCGCGAGCGCCCCAACTCTTCCTGTGTCTTTGGTTTGTTCGAGGCCAGTTCGATCAGCGCATCATCCTTGAACACCCGGTTACGTGGGACGTTGCGCTCCTGCGCATAGATTTCGCGGAACGCCGCCAGTTCCCGCACAACGGCCAGAAACTTGGGTGAATTCGTCCGCGTTTTTACCCGCCGCCAAGCGTCCATCGGTGGAATGATATAGGTTTCCGGGCTGGTCAGAACGGTCAGTTCCTCGCGCACCCAGCGGCTGCGCCCGGTTTCTTCAAGCTTTTCTGCGAGAAATTCGTAGACATCACGCAGATGGGTGACATCGGCCAAGGCATATTTCATCTGCGCATCCGTCAACGGGCGGCGCGACCAATCGGTGAAACGCGAGGTCTTGTCCAGCGGCTGTTTGGCGATCCGGCGCACCAGTGTTTCATAGCCCACCTGTTCGCCAAAGCCGCAGACCATGGCAGCGACCTGCGTGTCAAACAAGGGCTCGGGAAAGACCTCGGCATCGACGTAAAAAATCTCAAGATCCTGCCGTGCGGCGTGAAACACCTTGACCACGGATGTGTCGCGAAACAACGCGTAAAGCGGTTCAAGCGACAGACCGGGCACCAGCGGGTCAACAATACAGCCGGTGCTGTCATCCTCACCCGGCATGGCAAGCTGAATAAGGCACAGCTTGGAATAATATGTGCGCTCTCTGAGGAATTCCGTGTCGACCGTCACATAATCAAACTGGGCTGCCTGTGTGCAGAATTCTTCCAGCGCTTGTGTCGTTGTGATGGTTTTCATTCGGGCAATTCTTTGTTTTTAGTGTTTACGTCCACCCAGTGGCGAAATTGTTACACGAGCCTGATCGGATTGACCAGCAGCACAATCCGTCAATCGTTTAGAAAAACGGGCGTCCTGTCACCATTGGCAAAGCGACGCAGAACCATAGGGTACAGAATGTGTTCCTGCACCAATACCCTCGCCGCCAGCGTGTCCTTGGTATCGTCGGGGCGCACGGGCACCCGTGCCTGACCCAATATCGGGCCGTCATCCAAAATCGGCGTTACTTCATGAACCGTGCATCCATGCGCGGTATCCCCGGCCGCAATTGCCCGCGCATGTGTGTGCAACCCTTTGTATTTTGGCAATAATGAGGGATGAACGTTGAGCATCCGGCCGCGCCACCTATCAACAAACTCTGCCGTAAGGATCCGCATGAAACCCGCCAGACAGATGATATCCGGCTTGTGCTCCGCCAGCGCGCCAAGGATCGCGTGTTCAAAGCCGGAGGTATCCGTACCAAAGGGCTGGTGTCGCACGATTTCGGTTGGCACGCCGCGTTCCTCGGCCCGCTCCAGACCGCCGGCCTTGGGGTTATTCGACAAGACCACACATGCGCGCGCCGGATGATCCCCGGTCATGCTGTCCAGCAGGCGGACCATGTTCGATCCACCACCCGAGATGAAAATCGCGACCCGTTTCGTCACAAAAGCGTGCCGGAATAGTGCACACCGTCTTGCGCGCTGACACGCCCGATGCGCGCGACATCCTCGCCCAAACCGGCCAGCAGTTCCGTCAGCGCGTCGGCCTCTTTTTCCGCGACAACGAGAATCATGCCGAGCCCGCAGTTGAACGTCTTGAGCATTTCAGCCTCTTCCATGCCGCCCGTCTGAGCCATCCAGCGGAAAACAGCAGGCAGAGACCATGTGCCCAGATCAATATCCGCCCCCAGCCCCTCGGGCAAAACGCGCGGCAGGTTTTCCGTCAGCCCGCCGCCTGTAATATGCGCAAGCGCATGCACGCCCCCTGCGTCAATCGCCGCCAGCGCCTGTTTTACATACAACCGCGTCGGGGTTAGCAATTCAGCCCCCAGGGATTGATCGGACCACGGACAGGCCGCATCCCACGACAACCCGGAGACTTCGACCAGTTTGCGCACAAGGCTGTAGCCATTGGAATGCACACCGTCAGAGGCAAGGCCCAGCAACACGTCGCCCTGTGCCACGTCCGCCGGAAGTGCGCCGCCCCGTTCCATCGCGCCGACGGAAAACCCTGCGAGGTCAAAATCACCGGCAGGATACATGCCCGGCATCTCTGCGGTTTCACCACCGATCAGCGCGCATCCGGCGCGCTCGCAGCCAAGCGCAATGCCTTCGATAATGCGTGCGGCTTTTTCAGTCTCCAGCAGACCCGTGGCAAAATAATCAAGGAAAAACAGTGGCTCCGCGCCCTGGCAGACCAGATCATTCACGCACATGGCCACCAGATCAATACCAACGCCGTCCACATGGCCGGTATCAATGGCGATCCGCAGTTTCGTGCCGACACCGTCCGTCGCGGCCACAAGGATCGGGTCAGTGTAGCCTGCATCTTTCAGATCAAACAGCGCACCAAAACCGCCCAAGCCCGCCATGACGCCGGATCTGTTCGTGCGCTTGGCCGCCGGTTTGATCCGGTCCACAAGCGCATTCCCGGCGTCAATATCCACGCCTGCATCGGCGTAAGTCATCCCGTTTTTCGGCAAATTCATGGCGCTCTCTCCTGCGTGAGCATGATTGGGGCCGAGGTAAATCATATCTGAGCAGACTGCAATCCAAAGCAGATCATACAGGGTCTTGACGTCGTGCACACGGGCGATTACGCAGCGGTTATGGCGGGCCTGTAGCTCAACTGGTTAGAGCAGAGCGCTCATAACGCTTTGGTTGCGGGTTCAAGTCCTGCCGGGCCTACCACCATACTATATCCATTCCTTTTCTTCGGTCACGTGTCAGAGTGGTCGCACCCTCGTCTTACGGCCTTGGTTTTTCATTGACCGTTTGTCCGGCGCATCACCGCACGAAGGTGACACTGGGTTTCAGAGGCCGTTTGATGATCCTGCGCATCCGCTAACAGAAAGGTCGCCGCATCGATTGAACCCTGACCAGAGCCCAACCCCCGGCCGCTCTTCTTGTATTGGACCCGATAACCGCGCGCCGTTAGATCAAACCGTGCGCCGTCACAAGAGCCAGACATCAAAACCGCTGGCCGACGTAAATATACAAAAACTCTTCGCTGTCATTGTTGCGCGACACATCCACTGAGAAGTCGATCGGAAATTGCTGCGAGACACGATAGCGCACGCCAAAACCGCCCGCGATGCGGTCTCCGTCTTCGGTAAGTGATCCGTAACTGGAGCCCGTCCAGCCGATGCCCCCGAACGCAACCACGCCCCACCGGTTCCCCAAGCGTTGGCGGACCTCAATCTGGGCCGAGGCCATGCGGGTGTCGTAGAATTCTGTGGGTGAAAACCCGCGGAACGCATCACTGAACCCGATAGAGCATTTGTCAAAGAACGGGGCGTTCTCCGATGCAGCACAGGTAGATAGCCTGCCAGCCAGCACGGATGTATCGCTGAGCGCGTTATAGACATCAAAATTCGCTGATCCATAACCATAGCTGCGTGCGGGCCCGGAAAGCGTGGAGCCTCGGTTGGCGGCAATGCTGAACAGTGCCCCCTGCGTCGGGTAATCCCCGTCATCGCGGACATCCCACTCAAACCGGCCGCCAAGGCTCATCAGTTCCAGCCCCAGATCCGGGAGCAGTTCCGGCGGAACAGCCGTCTCGGAATTTCTCAGGCCAATCGTCGAGTCCAAATACCTGAAAGCGGCGCCCACAGAGATCGTCTTGGAAATCTTGTAATCAAAACCGCTGTTAAGCAACGTCCCGTCCTGTTCAATCGGAACCTCCAGTTGTCCCAAGAACAGATCATACCTTAGATCCGCGTCGACCAGTGCGAAATCAAAGCGCCACCCATTGCCAAACGACAGGTTCAAGGCGGTTCCAATTGCGCTGCTGCCATTGTCAGATGCCAATGCGCCAAGTCCCACAAAGGACGTGTCAGCTTCAGGGTCCAGCTGAAACAGATATCCTCCACCAAGCGCCAGCCCCGCACCGACAACCGGATTCGAGAACGGAATCGGCGCAACGAGAAAGGAGCCGTTTCCCAAACCGTAATCAGATTTTTCCTGTACGGATCGAACAGATTTAAGCGGATCATCGACGACGCTGGACTGTGCGGCGGCCTCATCAAACGCAAATGAGCAGACAAGACAGAAGGCAGCCGCACCAATGACAAGCGATCGGACATGCGCCACAAGATGCCTTTCAGAGGTCAGAATGCTTGTATCGACGGCCTCGTACAACATCGGCTTCAAGTGTGAACACGCGCCGAACGCAGTCCGGTCCCCATGAGCATGTGCGCCCGCCCGAAGAACCGCCATACCTGTTTCGCCTCGTACTTTCGTTTACGGATGGTGCGCACCACATCATAAAAAATCTTCGATTGAAACCGGCGCACTGTTTGATGTGCTACCTTTGTGACGGATCGTCGATATGCCAGCCTGAAACACCCCAAGCGCAGATATGCACCCTTAGCGCGCGATAACGATGTCGGCACACAGACCGCCCAGATGTTCAGACACGCCCAGCCTCAGGGTACCGCCATGCGCGCGGGCAATATCATTTGCAATCGCAAGTCCCAGACCGACGCCACCGCCCTTATCCTGATTACGCGCCGCATCCAGACGCGTAAACGGTCGTGTCGCCTCGCTTCGTCGCTGTTCAGGGATGCCCGGCCCGTCATCTTCAACCCGCACCCTGAGGGATTTATCGCTCAGCATGACCGACACCTGCGCGCGCGAGCCATACCGTACCGCATTGGAAATCAGGTTATCCAATGCACGCCGCATGGCGAGCACATTCAGCTTGACGGTTCCGGTACCTTCGCCTTCCTGCGCGACCAATGTGACGTCCCGTCCTGCCCGTTTTGCATCTTCTACTACCGTACTGACCAAGGCGCGCGGGTCGACAGCTTCGGGCTCGCCCTCTCCCGCTCCTTTGGCAAAGCTCAGAAAGGCATCAAGCATTTCCTGCATGTCATCTACGTCCTGCTCCAATAGTTCGCGCTCCGCGTCTTCCAGCATCGACAAGCTCAGCCGCATGCGTGTCAGCGGCGTGCGCAAATCGTGGCTCACCCCTGACAACATCAAAGTGCGTTGTTCGATCTGGCGTTCGATCCTGTTGCGCATATCCAGAAACGCATTGCCAGCAGCGCGAACCTCGGACGCACCGGCCGGAGTATAGGGCTCATGCCGCCCACGCCCGAAGGCTTCAGCAGCCCGCGCCAACCGCTTGATCGGGCGTAACTGGTTGCGCAGGTACAAAATCGCGATGACCGTCACCAATCCACCGAAAAACGCCATATTCACAAACAGCTGATGCGGATTTTCGGCTGAGACGCGATTGCGATCAAAGCTCATGCGTATCGGACCATGGCGGGTTTGCGCATATACATGGACGCGCTGATCGTCCAAAAGGTCAATTGTTTCAATCTGCGCGACCCGCGACGGCAAAAGCGCCACGATCACGCGTCCGGAAAAGTCATACCAGTGGCGCAGCATCTGTGTCGGCACATCATCGGGTGATACAGGCGTTGCTGTCAGCGCCAATTGGCTGGCCTGTGCCACCACCTGCGTTGAAACGGACCCTGCATCAGGCGCAGAATCAACAATGTCGAGTACCAGCAAAACCTCACGGGAGACGGCTGTCACCATTTGCTGGGTGACATCCTCGAAATGGCGGGTCAGAAAAAGTATGGTGACCACCAGTTGCAAGAAAACGACCGGCAACAGCAGGATCAAAATAGCCCGTACATAAAGGCTGCGGGGCATATACTGTTTGAGCCACCCAAATAACATGGGGTAGACCCTAGCGGCGCCCCTCCCCATTAGAAAGACCGAATGACCATGGCAGATGATTTCGACCCACCCATCGGCATCCCGCAGGTGATAGAGCCGAATATACGCCGTATCGTGGCCCCGAACCCATCCCCAATGACCTACAAGGGCACCAACACCTATCTGGTGGGCACTCGCGACATTGCTGTGATTGACCCCGGTCCGGCCGACGAAAGGCACCTCACAGCTCTTCTGTCCTGTGTGACAGGCCGCCAACGCATCACGCAGATCGTCGTGACGCACAGTCATCTGGATCATTCCCCCTTGGCCGCGCGATTGTCC contains:
- a CDS encoding ATP-binding protein — protein: MLFGWLKQYMPRSLYVRAILILLLPVVFLQLVVTILFLTRHFEDVTQQMVTAVSREVLLVLDIVDSAPDAGSVSTQVVAQASQLALTATPVSPDDVPTQMLRHWYDFSGRVIVALLPSRVAQIETIDLLDDQRVHVYAQTRHGPIRMSFDRNRVSAENPHQLFVNMAFFGGLVTVIAILYLRNQLRPIKRLARAAEAFGRGRHEPYTPAGASEVRAAGNAFLDMRNRIERQIEQRTLMLSGVSHDLRTPLTRMRLSLSMLEDAERELLEQDVDDMQEMLDAFLSFAKGAGEGEPEAVDPRALVSTVVEDAKRAGRDVTLVAQEGEGTGTVKLNVLAMRRALDNLISNAVRYGSRAQVSVMLSDKSLRVRVEDDGPGIPEQRRSEATRPFTRLDAARNQDKGGGVGLGLAIANDIARAHGGTLRLGVSEHLGGLCADIVIAR
- a CDS encoding BamA/TamA family outer membrane protein; this encodes MAVLRAGAHAHGDRTAFGACSHLKPMLYEAVDTSILTSERHLVAHVRSLVIGAAAFCLVCSFAFDEAAAQSSVVDDPLKSVRSVQEKSDYGLGNGSFLVAPIPFSNPVVGAGLALGGGYLFQLDPEADTSFVGLGALASDNGSSAIGTALNLSFGNGWRFDFALVDADLRYDLFLGQLEVPIEQDGTLLNSGFDYKISKTISVGAAFRYLDSTIGLRNSETAVPPELLPDLGLELMSLGGRFEWDVRDDGDYPTQGALFSIAANRGSTLSGPARSYGYGSANFDVYNALSDTSVLAGRLSTCAASENAPFFDKCSIGFSDAFRGFSPTEFYDTRMASAQIEVRQRLGNRWGVVAFGGIGWTGSSYGSLTEDGDRIAGGFGVRYRVSQQFPIDFSVDVSRNNDSEEFLYIYVGQRF